The sequence CTTCGATCAACACCCCGAACGCGAACGCGACCGCGAAGGCGGCGAGGGCGCGCACCCCGTAGCGGTGGACGGCGAAGCCGAGCAAGCCCCCGGCGAGGAGGCCGGTGGAGGTGTAGGCGAGGCCGGGGAACGCTTCGGGAACCAACGGGGTCGGGACCATCGCGATCGCCCACCCGAGCAGCGCCAACCGCCAGGCCTGCGCGCGGTCGCGCCACACCGCCTGCAGGCGGGCCTGCGCCGCCGGATCGAGCGCCATCGTGATCCCCCACGTCACCAGCAGGTTCGTCACGAGGAAGAACGTCGCCTCCTCCACCGGCAGGCCGAACGGGGCGACGCCGATCGTGAAGCGTTCGCTGATCCACCAGATCTCGAACTGGATCGCCAGCTTGTCCGCGATCCACAGCCAAGCGGTGGGCACCCCGAAGGCCGTGACGACCAGCGCGGCGCGGCGCACGAGGAAGTCCCCCCCGAACCCCCACTGGAGGGCCAACACCGGGAACGCCCACGCCACGATGAGGCCGAGGTACGTCGTGGACTCGCGGGCGAGGGCGGCCCCCCCGAGCGCGGCGATCAACAACAGGATCGCCGCGCCGGCCCAGCGGATCGTCGCTTCGGGCAGCGGCCCGTCGTACCGGCGCCACGCTCGGGCGCGCATCAACCAGAACAGGAACAGGCCGGTCCCCGCGGTCTGAATCAGGAAAAAGGCGTACTCCTCGACCGGGACCCACCCGATGGTGAACCACACGCGGCCGGGGGGGTAGCCCCACACCTCGCGGAACACGAGGTAGTTGTCCCACGGCGTCGTGTACACGAAGGCGATGGCGAGGTGCGCCAGGAGGGCGCCCCAAGCGAAGCGGTTCGTCGTGCCGGGGCCCGCGACGCGCCCGCCGCGGGCGGCGGTCCGGCGCGCCCGCCAGAACAGCAGCGCCAACCACGGCAACGTGAACACCAGGTGGAACTGCAGGTACGTCACGTCCCGAGCCCCCAGAAGCGACGGCGGTCGAGGTCCTGCAGGACCGTGCGGGCGGCGTTGCGGCCCGAGGCTCCCATGATGCCGCCCCCCGGGTGGGTGCTGGCCCCGGTCAGGTAGAGGCCCTTGACGTGCGTGCGGTACTCCGCCATGCCGAGGAACGGACGCAGGGCGAACATCTGGTCGAGGCTCATTTCGAGGTGCATGACGTTGCCGCGGAACAACCCGAGCTCGCGCTCCAGCCACTCGGGGTGCTGGAAGAGCGAGCCGACGACCGACGCCTTCGTGCCGGGCGCGTACGCCTCGAACGTGTCGAGGATCGATTCGGCGACGGCGTCCTCGACGTCCGCCCAGCGGCGGCCGCCGGCGAGGTCGTAGGGGAAGTACTGCGCCCACAACCACAACACCTCCCCGCCGGGCGGGGCGAGGGTGTCGTCCACGGCGCTGAAGCTCATCGCGACGATCGCGGGGTCGCGGGAGGGCTGGCCGGCGAGGTAGTCGCCGTACGCGGCGGCGACCTGCGCGCGGTCGCGCGCGACGAGCTGGAGCGCGACGCGGGCGTCGTCGCCGGGGTGCGCCGCGTAGCGCACCGGCGCGTCGAGGGCGAGACGGAGGACCGCCCCGAAGCCGTTGCCGACCTTCATGTGCTTCGCCCCCTCGGGACGGTGCTCCTCGGGCAGCAGCTTCGAGAAGGTCTCGAGGGCGTGCGCGCCGGCCACGACCCGCTTCGCGCGGTACGTCTGGCCGTCGGCGACGACGCCGGCGGCGCGCCCGTCCTCGACGAGGATCCGTTCGACCGGGGCGGAGGTGTGCACCTCCCCGCCGTGCGCCTCGACGTGCCGCGCGAGCGCGGCCGTCAGCTCCCCCGACCCGCCGCGCGGGCGGGCGATGCCGCCCTCGTGGTACAGCGGGTGCCACAACAGGAACGGGCTGGTCATCGGTTCGCTCGGTGGGGGGCCGGACTGCGCCGCCATCCACACGAGCGGCGCCTTGACCTTCTCTTCGCTGAAGTAGCGATCGACGACGTCGCCGTAGGGTTGCAAGATCGCCCGAAGGGCACGCTTCCAGTCGCCCTGGATCGCGTCCCCGAACACCATCTTGCGCCCCAGGTTGAGGGGGCTGGGGGTCGAGAGGAACAGGTCCTTGACGACGCGGGCGAACGGACGCCATTCGTCGAGGAACTTCACGTACGCTTCGCCCTCCCCGGGGAAGCGATCCTCGAGGTGGTCGGCGGTCGCGCGTTCGCTGCGGTGGATGAACAGGTGGTCGCCGTCGGGGAACGGCGCGAAGAACAACGGGTCGACGTCGAGGTACTCGAGGCCGTAGCGTTCGAGGCCGAGCTCCTCGACGATCGGCGTCAAGCGAATCAGGATGTGGGCGCTGCCGCCGAGGTCGAAGCGGTAGCCGGGGACGTGCTCGACGGTCGAGACGGCCCCCCCGACCACGTCGCGACGCTCGAACACGCCGACCTTGTAGCCCGCTTGCGCCAGGTAGGCCGACGCGATGAGGGCGTTGTGGCCCGAACCGATGGTCACGACGTCGTAGTCCATGGTCCCCAATCTATCGGGTCCGGCCGCGGAGCCCGTCGGCTGGGCGCCAGGCGCCGCGCGGACGTCGTCAGCGGCGCGCGGTGGCGACCGCCCACGCGGCGCGTGGGACGATCGCGAGACGCTCGGGGGTCCTCAGGTGCGCGCGGCGGGAGAGGTTGTCGTAGCGGTTGGCGCGGAGCTTCGCGAGGATCGCTTCGTAGTTCATCGCCGCGACGCCGACCGCGACGCCGGCCAGCCCATGCAGCTTCGGGATGCCGTCCCACCCCCGGCGGTAGCGCTCGGCGGCGAGGTCGGCGAACTCCTCGAGCAACGCGACGTAGCCCGCGTCGACGTCGCCGCGCCGCAACTGCGCCGGATCGACGCCGTGCACCGCCATGCGGTCGACGGGCAGGTAACACCGGCCGCGATGGAGGTCCTCGCCGACGTCGCGCAGGATGTTCGTGATCTGCATCGCTTCCCCCATCGCGACGGCGGCGTCGAGGGTCGCGTCCCCCCCGTCGTAGCCGGTGATGGGTGCGATCATGAGGCCGACGACCCCGGCGACGCGGCGGGCGTAGAGCAAAAGCTCGTCGGTGTCGGCGACGCACACGAAGCGCAGGTCGCTCTCGAAGCCGCGTTTGAGTTCGAGGAACGCGTCGCGGGGGACGTCCCAGCGGTCCACGACCCACGCGAGGGCGACCTCGGTCGGTTGGCTCGCGTCGGGCCGCGCGTCGTAGGCGCGTTCGATGCCCGCCCACCACGCCTCGAGGCGATCGCGGGCGTCGGCCGGACCGGCGGCCTCGTCGACCGCGTCGTCGCCCGCTCGGCAGGCGGCGTACACGGCGCTCACCGCCCGCCGTTTCTCGGGACCGAACACGCGCGCCCCGAGCGAGAAGGTGCTCGAGTGGCGGCGGGTCTCGGCCTCCGCGAAGCGCAGCGCCGCATCGAGCGACCAGGCGTCGCGGTCGCCGGGGTGCAGCACCGCGGGCCGGACCGAGGCCCGGTCGCGGATCACGCCCCGAAGCGGCGCTCGACGTACCGCTGGACGCGTTCGTTGAACGCCCGCGCGATCGTCGCGCCGTCCCCTTCGAGGGTCGTGACGAGCTCGCCGTCCTCGTACACCGGCGCGCGGGGCGTTTCGCCGGTCCCGGGGAGGCTGATGCCGATGTCGGCGTGCTTCGATTCGCCGGGGCCGTTGACGACGCACCCCATCACCGCGACGTTGAGGTGCTCCACGCCGGGGTACGCCTCGCGCCAGACCTCCATGCGTTCCTTGAGGTACGCGTCGATGTCGCGCGCCATCTCCTGGAACAGCGTGCTGGTGGTCCGTCCGCACCCGGGGCAGGCGGTCACCGACGGCGCGAAGCGGCGGATCCCGACCGCGGAAAGGATCTCTTGGGCGATCTCGACCTCCCGCTCCCGCGGGGCGCCGGGGTCGGGCGTGAGCGAGACGCGGATCGTGTCGCCGATCCCCTCCGCCAGGAGGGGCACCAACCCGGCGGCGGAGGCGACGGCGCCCTTGGTGCCCATCCCCGCCTCGGTCAGCCCGAGGTGCAGCGGGTAGTCGCTACGATCGGCCAGCCGGCGGTAGACGTCCCACAGGTCGGGTGCGCGGCTGATCTTGGCGCTCAGCACGATCCGGTCGTGGGCGAGCCCGACCTCCTCCGCCATCCGCGCCGACCCGAGCGCCGATTCGACCATCGCCCGCATCGTGACCTCGTGCGCGTCGACGGGGTCGTCGCTCTCGGCGTTGGCGTCCATCATGCGGGTCAACAGGGCCGCGTCGAGGCTGCCCCAGTTCACGCCGATGCGGACCGGCTTGTCGTGATGCATGGCGACCTCGACGATGCTCGCGAAGTTCTCGTCGTGGCGGGAGCCGACACCGACGTTGCCGGGGTTGATGCGGTACTTCGCGAGCGCCGCGCCGGCGTCGGGCACCGCCCGGAGAAGCTTGTGGCCGTTGAAGTGGAAGTCGCCGACGATCGGCACGTCGAGTCCGTGTTGGTCGAGCAGGTCGACGATCTCGGGCACCGCCCGCGCCGCCGCTTCGTCGTTGACGGTGACGCGCACCACGTCGCTCCCGGCGCGGTGCAGGGCCGCGACCTGCTGGACGGTGGCGTGCACGTCGGAGGTGTCGGTGTTCGTCATCGATTGCACGACGACGGGGTGGTCCGACCCCATCGACACGGAGCCGACCGGAACGGTGACGGTGCGCCTACGGGGAACGTCGTTCACGGCGTCAGCCTACCCGCCCGCGCGGGCGCGCGCGTGCGTCTCGGGTCACCGTTCCCCCGCGAGCAGGTCGAGCAGGGTCCCGCGTTGCGCGGCGTTCACCGCGAGGGCGTCCGCCCCGTGCGGCGTCGCGTCGCCCGCCCACGTTCCGAACCAGCCGCCCGCCTCGGGCAGGATCGCCGCGAACGGCGCGACGTCCCACGGCGCGATGGCGGGATCGAGCATCGCTTCGATGCGGCCCGACGCGACGAGCAGGTAGCCGTAGGCGTCGCTCCAGCCCGCCCGGTACCCGTACGCGCCGCGGACCCGCGCCCACGCCGCGCCCCGACCGAGCTCCTCGAAGCGGCCGACGTCGGTGGTCGACACCGCGGAGTGCGCGGGGTCCGCGACGTCGGAGACGGACACCCGGCGACCGTTCAGGCGCGCGCCACGCCCCTGCGCCGCGGCGAGCGTCTCCCCCAGCGCGGGGAACGACGCGACGCCGGCCACCATCACGCCGTCGCGCTCGAGGCCCACCAGGGTCGCGTACAGCGGGACGCCGCGCACGAACGCCTTCGTGCCGTCGATCGGGTCGATCCACCACCGGTAGGGCGCGCTGCCGGCCTCCTCGCCGAACTCCTCCCCGACCACGCCGTGGGTCGGGGCGCGGCGGGCGAGGGCGTCGCGGATCACGGTTTCCGCTTCGCGGTCGGCGACGGTGACGGGCGTCGCGTCCGCCTTCCAGTCGGGCCGGACGCCGGTCCGGAAGTGCCCGAGGGTGGTCCGTCCGGCGAGGTCGGCGACGTCGAGGGCGACGTCCAGCAGGGTATCGAGTTCGGCCATGGCGTCCTCCGGGGGCGGGGCGCCGGGGCGCCCGCCGAGCGCGACGCTAGCACCCCGCGGTACGCTGCGCCGCATGATCGTGACGCGCGAGCACCTCGAACGCCGCGAAGCGACGACGCTCGCCCCCTACGCCGTCCGGGCCGATGCGTCGCGCGGCCGGACGCACCCCGAGCCCGAGAGCGCCCGCCGGACGGCGTTCCAGAAGGACCGCGACCGGGTGCTGCACAGCACCGCCTTCCGGCGGCTCGAGTACAAGACGCAGGTGTTCGTCAACGCCGAGGGGGACCACTACCGCACGCGCCTCACCCACACGCTGGAGGTGGCGCAGGTCGCCACGGCGATCTGCCGGGCGCTCGGCCTGAACGAGGACCTGGCGGAGACCGTCGCGCTCGCGCACGACCTGGGGCACCCCCCGTTCGGGCACGCCGGCGAGCGGGCGCTCGACCGCCTCGCGGCGGACGACGGCGGCTTCGACCACAACCGCCAGAGCCTGCGCGTCGTGACCGAACTCGAGGCGCGCTACGACGCCTTCGCCGGCCTGAACCTGACGTGGGAGGCGCTCGAGGGCATCATGAAGCACGAGACCGATTACGAC comes from Trueperaceae bacterium and encodes:
- a CDS encoding carotenoid biosynthesis protein, with the translated sequence MTYLQFHLVFTLPWLALLFWRARRTAARGGRVAGPGTTNRFAWGALLAHLAIAFVYTTPWDNYLVFREVWGYPPGRVWFTIGWVPVEEYAFFLIQTAGTGLFLFWLMRARAWRRYDGPLPEATIRWAGAAILLLIAALGGAALARESTTYLGLIVAWAFPVLALQWGFGGDFLVRRAALVVTAFGVPTAWLWIADKLAIQFEIWWISERFTIGVAPFGLPVEEATFFLVTNLLVTWGITMALDPAAQARLQAVWRDRAQAWRLALLGWAIAMVPTPLVPEAFPGLAYTSTGLLAGGLLGFAVHRYGVRALAAFAVAFAFGVLIEAIGERTGVPFGSYTYTAPGPAILGVPLLVPLGWWAFTLGAMAIAPRRGRLFWAPLALVAWDVGLDPLMVHMGFWRFEQGAYFGIPLSNFVGWYVAGLVLVALLGALLPDLRTERPPILRAVYWGQAGFMGLGLVLFGLPWAGLAAFVAMSAVAAAGEAASRETPRARRPSPT
- a CDS encoding NAD(P)/FAD-dependent oxidoreductase, whose protein sequence is MDYDVVTIGSGHNALIASAYLAQAGYKVGVFERRDVVGGAVSTVEHVPGYRFDLGGSAHILIRLTPIVEELGLERYGLEYLDVDPLFFAPFPDGDHLFIHRSERATADHLEDRFPGEGEAYVKFLDEWRPFARVVKDLFLSTPSPLNLGRKMVFGDAIQGDWKRALRAILQPYGDVVDRYFSEEKVKAPLVWMAAQSGPPPSEPMTSPFLLWHPLYHEGGIARPRGGSGELTAALARHVEAHGGEVHTSAPVERILVEDGRAAGVVADGQTYRAKRVVAGAHALETFSKLLPEEHRPEGAKHMKVGNGFGAVLRLALDAPVRYAAHPGDDARVALQLVARDRAQVAAAYGDYLAGQPSRDPAIVAMSFSAVDDTLAPPGGEVLWLWAQYFPYDLAGGRRWADVEDAVAESILDTFEAYAPGTKASVVGSLFQHPEWLERELGLFRGNVMHLEMSLDQMFALRPFLGMAEYRTHVKGLYLTGASTHPGGGIMGASGRNAARTVLQDLDRRRFWGLGT
- a CDS encoding phytoene/squalene synthase family protein gives rise to the protein MIRDRASVRPAVLHPGDRDAWSLDAALRFAEAETRRHSSTFSLGARVFGPEKRRAVSAVYAACRAGDDAVDEAAGPADARDRLEAWWAGIERAYDARPDASQPTEVALAWVVDRWDVPRDAFLELKRGFESDLRFVCVADTDELLLYARRVAGVVGLMIAPITGYDGGDATLDAAVAMGEAMQITNILRDVGEDLHRGRCYLPVDRMAVHGVDPAQLRRGDVDAGYVALLEEFADLAAERYRRGWDGIPKLHGLAGVAVGVAAMNYEAILAKLRANRYDNLSRRAHLRTPERLAIVPRAAWAVATARR
- the ispG gene encoding flavodoxin-dependent (E)-4-hydroxy-3-methylbut-2-enyl-diphosphate synthase is translated as MNDVPRRRTVTVPVGSVSMGSDHPVVVQSMTNTDTSDVHATVQQVAALHRAGSDVVRVTVNDEAAARAVPEIVDLLDQHGLDVPIVGDFHFNGHKLLRAVPDAGAALAKYRINPGNVGVGSRHDENFASIVEVAMHHDKPVRIGVNWGSLDAALLTRMMDANAESDDPVDAHEVTMRAMVESALGSARMAEEVGLAHDRIVLSAKISRAPDLWDVYRRLADRSDYPLHLGLTEAGMGTKGAVASAAGLVPLLAEGIGDTIRVSLTPDPGAPREREVEIAQEILSAVGIRRFAPSVTACPGCGRTTSTLFQEMARDIDAYLKERMEVWREAYPGVEHLNVAVMGCVVNGPGESKHADIGISLPGTGETPRAPVYEDGELVTTLEGDGATIARAFNERVQRYVERRFGA
- a CDS encoding inositol monophosphatase family protein; the protein is MAELDTLLDVALDVADLAGRTTLGHFRTGVRPDWKADATPVTVADREAETVIRDALARRAPTHGVVGEEFGEEAGSAPYRWWIDPIDGTKAFVRGVPLYATLVGLERDGVMVAGVASFPALGETLAAAQGRGARLNGRRVSVSDVADPAHSAVSTTDVGRFEELGRGAAWARVRGAYGYRAGWSDAYGYLLVASGRIEAMLDPAIAPWDVAPFAAILPEAGGWFGTWAGDATPHGADALAVNAAQRGTLLDLLAGER